A genomic window from Pseudonocardia broussonetiae includes:
- a CDS encoding MbtH family protein translates to MSTNPFDDENGTFYALVNDEGQYSLWPAFVPVPDGWSVRLGPAGRQECLDHIEQHWTDLRPRSLALAMERDGQRTGG, encoded by the coding sequence ATGTCCACCAACCCGTTCGACGACGAGAACGGCACGTTCTACGCCCTGGTGAACGACGAGGGCCAGTACTCGCTGTGGCCCGCGTTCGTGCCCGTCCCCGACGGCTGGTCGGTCCGGCTCGGCCCGGCCGGGCGCCAGGAGTGCCTCGACCACATCGAGCAGCACTGGACCGACCTGCGCCCCCGCAGCCTGGCCCTGGCCATGGAGCGGGACGGGCAGCGCACCGGCGGCTGA
- a CDS encoding ABC transporter transmembrane domain-containing protein produces the protein MLTAGMLTAAAPATGTVTGPQVLRGAISSQRRDVTLGSLLASSHQAGEALVPVIIGVVVDTAVGSGSTGLLALWIAVLAVTFAGLSYSYRFGARAAERAAENAAHDLRLRLTRRVLHPGGGADAGRLSGELVNTATEDAKRVGAANLVLPFGVAALVAVLVSAVVLLTVSVPLGLLVLLGTPPLLLLTHYVSRPLERRSEVEQERAAHASGVAADLVAGLRVLKGLGAERAAVDRYRGTSQASLLATLRTARAFATQGGVVEASAGLFIALVALVGGRLAADGAISVGQLVATVGLALFLMEPLQVAGWMTLEFAQARASATRIAAVLSSPPAVTGGAAPGPGPVRGALRLRGLRHGALRGVDLDVAPGELLGIVVPSPAVAAALLACLAREADPEEGSVELDGAPLVGADPTATRTAVLVAAHDAVLFAGTLLENVLAAGGTGPAAERLAGRMLAAAAADEVADALPGGVHGTVGEQGGSLSGGQRQRVALARALTADRPVLVLHDPTTAVDSVTEARIAGALRRVRDGRTTLVVTTSPPLLAATDRVVVLDADGVRRSGRHADLVGSDAAYRDLVLS, from the coding sequence ATGCTGACGGCGGGCATGCTGACGGCGGCCGCACCCGCGACCGGGACCGTCACCGGGCCGCAGGTCCTGCGCGGGGCCATCTCCTCCCAGCGCCGCGACGTCACCCTCGGGTCGCTGCTCGCCTCCTCGCACCAGGCCGGCGAGGCGCTGGTGCCGGTGATCATCGGCGTGGTCGTCGACACCGCCGTCGGCTCGGGCTCGACCGGCCTGCTGGCCCTGTGGATCGCGGTGCTCGCCGTGACCTTCGCCGGGCTGTCCTACTCCTACCGGTTCGGCGCGCGCGCCGCCGAGCGCGCGGCCGAGAACGCCGCGCACGACCTGCGGCTGCGCCTGACCCGCCGGGTGCTGCACCCGGGCGGTGGGGCCGACGCCGGGCGCCTGTCCGGGGAGCTCGTCAACACCGCCACCGAGGACGCCAAGCGGGTGGGCGCGGCGAACCTGGTGCTGCCCTTCGGGGTCGCGGCCCTGGTCGCGGTGCTGGTCAGCGCCGTCGTCCTGCTGACGGTCTCGGTGCCGCTGGGCCTGCTGGTGCTGCTGGGCACTCCCCCGCTCCTGCTGCTCACCCACTACGTGAGCCGGCCGCTGGAGCGGCGCAGCGAGGTCGAGCAGGAGCGCGCGGCCCACGCGTCCGGGGTGGCGGCCGACCTGGTCGCCGGCCTGCGCGTGCTCAAGGGGCTCGGGGCCGAGCGCGCCGCCGTCGACCGCTACCGCGGCACGAGCCAGGCCTCGCTGCTCGCCACCCTGCGCACCGCACGGGCGTTCGCGACGCAGGGCGGGGTCGTGGAGGCCTCGGCCGGGCTGTTCATCGCGCTCGTCGCGCTGGTCGGGGGCCGGCTCGCCGCGGACGGCGCGATCAGCGTCGGGCAGCTCGTCGCCACCGTCGGGCTCGCGCTGTTCCTCATGGAGCCGCTGCAGGTCGCGGGCTGGATGACCCTGGAGTTCGCGCAGGCGCGCGCCTCGGCCACGCGGATCGCGGCCGTGCTGAGCTCGCCGCCCGCCGTGACGGGCGGGGCCGCCCCCGGCCCCGGGCCCGTCCGCGGCGCGCTGCGCCTGCGCGGGCTGCGCCACGGCGCGCTGCGCGGCGTCGACCTCGACGTCGCCCCCGGCGAGCTGCTCGGGATCGTCGTCCCCTCGCCGGCCGTCGCCGCGGCCCTGCTCGCCTGCCTGGCGCGCGAGGCCGACCCGGAGGAGGGCAGCGTGGAGCTGGACGGTGCACCACTGGTCGGCGCCGACCCGACCGCCACCCGGACCGCGGTCCTCGTCGCCGCCCACGACGCCGTGCTGTTCGCCGGGACGCTGCTGGAGAACGTCCTCGCGGCCGGCGGCACCGGGCCCGCGGCCGAGCGGCTCGCCGGCCGGATGCTGGCCGCCGCGGCCGCCGACGAGGTGGCCGACGCCCTGCCCGGCGGCGTGCACGGCACGGTCGGGGAACAGGGCGGCTCGCTCTCGGGCGGGCAGCGCCAGCGCGTCGCACTGGCCCGTGCCCTGACCGCCGACCGGCCCGTCCTGGTGCTGCACGACCCGACGACGGCGGTCGACTCCGTCACCGAGGCGCGCATCGCCGGCGCCCTCCGGCGTGTCCGCGACGGGCGCACCACCCTGGTCGTGACGACCAGCCCCCCGCTGCTCGCCGCCACGGACCGGGTCGTCGTGCTCGACGCCGACGGCGTCCGCCGCAGCGGCCGCCACGCCGACCTCGTCGGTTCCGACGCCGCCTACCGCGACCTGGTGCTGTCGTGA
- a CDS encoding methionyl-tRNA formyltransferase, with the protein MRVVAFGYMTWGRRTIEALLDAGHDVALIVTHPDSDNAYEKIFNESVADLAADHGIPLLVRDRADDDEVRTAIADARADVMVVSNWRTWLAPEVFSLPRLGTLNVHDALLPAYAGFAPLNWALINDEPEVGVTAHMMDAEFDAGDVVLQRSTPVTDDDTIVDLFDRTLAMFGPITVDALELIAQGRTSWTPQDRRAASYFHRRTEEENRIDWTWPPRDVFNLVRAQVDPYPNAYCYRGAERVRITAASLTPDAIGGTPGRIVIRRGTGVVVVAGADARRGRNPGVLVERVRTEDGRDLDATEFFTTMGGYLTSHPAC; encoded by the coding sequence ATGCGCGTCGTCGCGTTCGGATACATGACCTGGGGCCGACGGACGATCGAGGCGCTCCTCGACGCCGGTCACGACGTCGCGCTGATCGTCACGCACCCCGACAGCGACAACGCCTACGAGAAGATCTTCAACGAGTCGGTCGCCGACCTCGCGGCCGACCACGGGATCCCGCTGCTGGTCCGCGACCGCGCCGACGACGACGAGGTCCGCACGGCGATCGCCGACGCGCGTGCCGACGTCATGGTCGTGTCGAACTGGCGGACCTGGCTCGCGCCCGAGGTGTTCTCGCTGCCCCGGCTCGGCACGCTCAACGTGCACGACGCCCTGCTGCCCGCCTACGCCGGTTTCGCGCCGCTCAACTGGGCGCTGATCAACGACGAGCCCGAGGTCGGCGTCACCGCGCACATGATGGACGCCGAGTTCGACGCCGGCGACGTCGTGCTGCAGCGCTCCACCCCGGTCACCGACGACGACACGATCGTCGACCTGTTCGACCGCACGCTCGCGATGTTCGGCCCGATCACCGTCGACGCGCTGGAGCTGATCGCGCAGGGGCGCACCTCCTGGACCCCGCAGGACCGCCGCGCCGCGTCGTACTTCCACCGGCGCACCGAGGAGGAGAACCGGATCGACTGGACCTGGCCGCCGCGCGACGTGTTCAACCTCGTCCGCGCCCAGGTCGACCCCTACCCGAACGCCTACTGCTACCGCGGGGCCGAGCGCGTGCGGATCACCGCCGCGTCGCTGACCCCGGACGCGATCGGCGGCACCCCGGGCCGCATCGTGATCCGCCGCGGCACCGGCGTGGTGGTCGTCGCGGGCGCCGACGCGCGGCGCGGGCGCAACCCCGGGGTGCTCGTCGAGCGCGTCCGCACCGAGGACGGCCGCGACCTCGACGCCACCGAGTTCTTCACGACCATGGGCGGCTACCTCACCTCGCACCCGGCATGCTGA
- a CDS encoding amidohydrolase produces MPPSPTTLLRSARLDGRTVDVLLRDGVVAAVGADPEVPPGAEVVDLDGRWLGPGMWDNHVHLDEHALNRTRLDLSGATSAAAAAALVGERLRAGAPAEGLPLVGSGFRDALWADATSHALLDRVSGDVPVVLVSADLHCCWVNSAAARRYGHAGDADGIVRETAGQELRMVIGRVPREALDRQVAAVVAEAAARGTVGVVDFQEPWQLDTWTARLAGGAGALRVSVSVWPSHLDDAVARGLRTGDAIAGTGGLLTMGPLKILTDGSLNTRTAYCHEPYAFPADAAHPCGMLLVPPDELAPLMHRATAAGIDVAVHAIGDRANGLVLDAFAATGARGRIEHAQLLSDGDVGRFAALGVVASVQPEHAVDDRDVADRHWAGRTHRAFAYRSLLDAGAGLALGSDAPVAPLDPWTTLAAAVRRTGDDRPSWHPEQEIPVDVALAASAGPDGPVAVGRRADLVVTDLDPRTADPAALRAMPVAGTLLGGRWTHRHGL; encoded by the coding sequence GTGCCGCCCTCCCCCACGACGCTGCTGCGCTCCGCCCGCCTCGACGGCCGCACCGTCGACGTCCTGCTCCGCGACGGGGTGGTGGCCGCGGTCGGGGCGGACCCGGAGGTGCCGCCCGGGGCCGAGGTCGTCGACCTCGACGGCCGGTGGCTGGGCCCGGGGATGTGGGACAACCACGTCCACCTCGACGAGCACGCGCTCAACCGCACGCGGCTCGACCTGTCCGGCGCGACGTCCGCGGCCGCGGCGGCCGCGCTGGTCGGGGAGCGCCTGCGGGCCGGGGCGCCGGCGGAGGGGCTGCCGCTCGTCGGCTCCGGCTTCCGTGACGCGCTGTGGGCCGACGCGACGAGCCACGCCCTGCTCGACCGCGTGAGCGGGGACGTGCCCGTCGTCCTCGTCTCCGCCGACCTGCACTGCTGCTGGGTCAACAGCGCCGCCGCCCGCCGCTACGGGCACGCGGGCGACGCCGACGGGATCGTGCGCGAGACCGCGGGGCAGGAGCTGCGGATGGTGATCGGGCGGGTGCCCCGGGAGGCACTGGACCGGCAGGTCGCGGCCGTCGTCGCGGAGGCGGCGGCGCGCGGGACGGTCGGGGTCGTCGACTTCCAGGAGCCCTGGCAGCTCGACACCTGGACGGCGCGGCTGGCCGGCGGCGCGGGCGCGCTGCGCGTCTCGGTCTCGGTGTGGCCCTCGCACCTCGACGACGCCGTGGCGCGCGGCCTGCGCACCGGCGACGCCATCGCGGGCACCGGCGGGCTGCTCACGATGGGCCCGCTGAAGATCCTCACCGACGGCTCGCTGAACACCCGCACCGCCTACTGCCACGAGCCCTACGCCTTCCCCGCGGACGCCGCGCACCCGTGCGGGATGCTCCTGGTCCCCCCGGACGAGCTCGCGCCGCTGATGCACCGAGCCACGGCCGCCGGGATCGACGTGGCCGTGCACGCCATCGGCGACCGCGCCAACGGCCTCGTCCTCGACGCCTTCGCCGCGACCGGCGCCCGCGGGCGGATCGAGCACGCGCAGCTCCTGTCCGACGGCGACGTCGGCCGGTTCGCGGCGCTCGGCGTGGTGGCGAGCGTCCAGCCCGAGCACGCGGTGGACGACCGCGACGTCGCCGACCGGCACTGGGCCGGGCGCACGCACCGCGCCTTCGCCTACCGCAGCCTGCTCGACGCCGGGGCGGGGCTCGCGCTGGGCTCGGACGCCCCGGTGGCCCCGCTGGACCCGTGGACCACCCTCGCCGCGGCCGTCCGGCGCACCGGTGACGACCGGCCGTCGTGGCACCCGGAGCAGGAGATCCCGGTGGACGTGGCGCTGGCCGCGTCGGCGGGGCCGGACGGGCCGGTGGCCGTCGGGCGCCGCGCCGACCTGGTCGTCACCGACCTCGACCCGCGCACGGCGGACCCGGCCGCGCTCCGCGCGATGCCCGTGGCCGGGACCCTGCTCGGCGGGCGCTGGACGCACCGGCACGGGCTCTGA
- a CDS encoding DUF5313 family protein → MTPSDITRPDPFHWLWYAFGGALPARNRGWVLHDLTARTWPVRQLLRSLVQVSPVAALLVAVIPGELWVRLVAVLGGILVGMIYAVAYLYEATEHRALKAGYPRGALAAVRERAHSGERAEAAQRYAEKYRAA, encoded by the coding sequence ATGACGCCGTCCGACATCACCCGACCCGACCCGTTCCACTGGCTCTGGTACGCCTTCGGCGGCGCGCTGCCCGCCCGCAACCGCGGCTGGGTGCTGCACGACCTCACCGCCCGCACCTGGCCGGTCCGCCAGCTCCTGCGCTCGCTCGTGCAGGTCTCGCCGGTCGCCGCGCTGCTCGTGGCGGTGATCCCCGGGGAGCTGTGGGTCCGGCTCGTGGCCGTGCTGGGCGGCATCCTGGTCGGGATGATCTACGCCGTGGCGTACCTGTACGAGGCGACGGAGCACCGCGCACTCAAGGCCGGCTACCCGCGCGGGGCGCTGGCCGCGGTGCGCGAGCGGGCGCACAGCGGCGAGCGGGCCGAGGCGGCGCAGCGGTACGCGGAGAAGTACCGCGCAGCCTGA
- a CDS encoding iron-siderophore ABC transporter substrate-binding protein has translation MSPLPVPPLPRTRSRGRRAATLLATAALLAGAAACGGAAPEPADPAAPAGGAYPVSIEHKYGSTEIAATPERIVLVGLNEQDALLALGTVPVGTSKFLEAPGGIFPWAEEALGGAPLPTLIDQTDGIPYEQVAALAPDLIIGLYSGLTQEDYDTLSGIAPTVAQPAGQEDYTISWQDTTTTLGRILGKEDEAAALVADTEAVFAQARDAHPEFAGRTAVMATLYEGYYFYGADDVRGRTLTSLGFTVPADLDQFVGADGFGGTVPGERVSLLDVDALVWLAEESTESTLRADALYSSLGVVSEGREVFVADSEDVYDAVSFVTPLSIPFVVENLVPRLSAAVDGDPVTVAPAA, from the coding sequence ATGTCCCCGCTCCCCGTCCCCCCGCTCCCCCGCACCCGGTCACGGGGACGGCGGGCCGCGACGCTCCTCGCGACGGCCGCACTGCTCGCCGGCGCGGCCGCCTGCGGCGGCGCCGCCCCCGAGCCGGCCGACCCCGCGGCCCCGGCCGGGGGCGCGTACCCGGTGAGCATCGAGCACAAGTACGGCAGCACCGAGATCGCCGCCACCCCGGAGCGGATCGTGCTCGTCGGGCTCAACGAGCAGGACGCCCTGCTCGCGCTCGGCACCGTGCCCGTCGGCACCAGCAAGTTCCTCGAGGCGCCGGGCGGCATCTTCCCCTGGGCCGAGGAGGCCCTCGGCGGTGCCCCGCTGCCGACGCTGATCGACCAGACCGACGGCATCCCCTACGAGCAGGTCGCCGCGCTGGCCCCGGACCTGATCATCGGCCTGTACTCGGGCCTGACCCAGGAGGACTACGACACCCTCTCGGGCATCGCGCCGACCGTCGCGCAGCCGGCGGGCCAGGAGGACTACACGATCTCCTGGCAGGACACCACGACCACGCTCGGGAGGATCCTGGGCAAGGAGGACGAGGCTGCGGCGCTCGTCGCCGACACCGAGGCCGTGTTCGCGCAGGCGCGCGACGCGCACCCGGAGTTCGCCGGGCGGACCGCGGTGATGGCCACCCTCTACGAGGGCTACTACTTCTACGGGGCCGACGACGTCCGCGGCCGCACGCTCACCTCGCTCGGGTTCACCGTTCCCGCCGACCTCGACCAGTTCGTCGGGGCCGACGGCTTCGGCGGCACGGTCCCCGGTGAGCGGGTCTCCCTGCTCGACGTCGACGCGCTGGTCTGGCTGGCCGAGGAGAGCACCGAGTCCACGCTGCGCGCGGACGCGCTCTACAGCAGCCTCGGCGTCGTGTCCGAGGGCCGCGAGGTGTTCGTCGCGGACTCCGAGGACGTGTACGACGCCGTCTCGTTCGTGACGCCGCTGAGCATCCCGTTCGTCGTCGAGAACCTCGTGCCGCGCCTGTCGGCCGCCGTCGACGGCGACCCGGTGACGGTCGCGCCCGCCGCCTGA
- a CDS encoding lysine N(6)-hydroxylase/L-ornithine N(5)-oxygenase family protein: MPQVRPVDIGPVHDLVGIGFGPSNLALAIAVEEHVAQGGPPLSARFVERQERFGWHRGMLIEDATMQVSFLKDLSTLRNPASRYSFLSYLHDRDRLVDFINYGTSFPTRLEFHDYLEWAAAGFGDRVDYGTTIVGIDPVADDPGLLDVRTEDGGRLRARNVVLATGLVPHLPAGVSSGRRIWHSRDLLTAAARATDVRRVIVVGAGQSAAEAADHLHRSFPDAEVCAVFARYGYSPADDSSFANRVFDPGAVDDFFQAPSEVKELILGYHGNTNYSVVDLDLIQSLYRRHYHEKVSGRERLRFLNVSRVADVVETDDRVELAVESLVDRSREVLTADLVLYATGYRPSDPVGLLGALAPKCRRDGLGRLEIGRDYRVVTDDDVTAGIYVQGATEHTHGLSSTLLSNVAVRSGEIADSIAARRPVRQTAGLAHSATGA; the protein is encoded by the coding sequence ATGCCGCAGGTGAGACCGGTCGACATCGGCCCCGTCCACGATCTCGTCGGCATCGGGTTCGGTCCGTCGAACCTCGCGCTGGCGATCGCCGTGGAGGAGCACGTCGCGCAGGGCGGCCCGCCGCTCTCGGCGCGGTTCGTCGAGCGCCAGGAGCGGTTCGGCTGGCACCGCGGGATGCTGATCGAGGACGCGACGATGCAGGTGTCGTTCCTCAAGGACCTCTCGACGCTGCGCAACCCGGCCAGCCGCTACAGCTTCCTGTCCTACCTGCACGACCGGGACCGGCTCGTCGACTTCATCAACTACGGCACGTCGTTCCCGACGCGGCTGGAGTTCCACGACTACCTCGAGTGGGCCGCCGCGGGCTTCGGCGACCGCGTCGACTACGGCACGACGATCGTCGGGATCGACCCCGTCGCCGACGACCCCGGCCTGCTCGACGTCCGCACCGAGGACGGCGGACGGCTGCGGGCGCGCAACGTCGTGCTCGCCACCGGCCTGGTGCCGCACCTCCCGGCCGGGGTCAGCAGCGGGCGGCGCATCTGGCACAGCCGGGACCTGCTCACTGCGGCGGCCCGGGCCACCGACGTCCGCCGGGTGATCGTGGTCGGGGCGGGCCAGAGCGCGGCGGAGGCGGCGGACCACCTGCACCGGTCGTTCCCCGACGCCGAGGTCTGCGCGGTGTTCGCCCGCTACGGCTACAGCCCCGCCGACGACAGCTCGTTCGCCAACCGGGTCTTCGACCCCGGCGCCGTCGACGACTTCTTCCAGGCGCCGAGCGAGGTCAAGGAGCTCATTCTCGGTTACCACGGCAACACCAACTACTCGGTCGTCGACCTCGACCTGATCCAGTCGCTCTACCGCCGCCACTACCACGAGAAGGTCAGCGGGCGGGAGCGGCTGCGGTTCCTCAACGTCAGCCGGGTGGCCGACGTGGTCGAGACCGACGACCGCGTCGAGCTGGCCGTGGAGTCCCTGGTCGACCGCAGCCGGGAGGTGCTGACCGCCGACCTCGTCCTCTACGCCACGGGCTACCGGCCCTCGGACCCGGTCGGGCTGCTCGGCGCGCTGGCCCCGAAGTGCCGCCGCGACGGCCTGGGCCGCCTCGAGATCGGGCGCGACTACCGGGTCGTCACCGACGACGACGTGACGGCCGGCATCTACGTGCAGGGAGCCACCGAGCACACCCACGGGCTGTCGTCGACGCTGCTGTCCAACGTCGCGGTGCGCAGCGGCGAGATCGCCGACTCGATCGCCGCCCGCCGGCCCGTCCGGCAGACCGCCGGCCTCGCGCACTCCGCCACCGGGGCCTGA
- a CDS encoding MarR family winged helix-turn-helix transcriptional regulator: MDGAPDGTTQAAPADLLQLDRQVCFALSVAARGVVALYRPLLEPMGLTHPQYLVMLALWERDPRSVTELASALALDPGTLSPLLKRLEAAGYVRRDRVRGDERTLAVTLTPKGRALREQAERIPPAVVERLGMPLAELEHLHAVLSGVIAATRG, translated from the coding sequence ATGGACGGTGCGCCCGACGGGACGACGCAGGCGGCCCCGGCCGACCTGCTGCAGCTCGACCGGCAGGTGTGCTTCGCGCTGTCCGTCGCGGCGCGCGGCGTCGTCGCGCTGTACCGCCCGCTGCTCGAGCCGATGGGGCTGACGCACCCGCAGTACCTGGTGATGCTGGCGCTGTGGGAGCGCGACCCGCGGTCGGTCACCGAGCTCGCGTCGGCGCTCGCGCTCGACCCGGGCACGCTGTCGCCGCTGCTCAAGCGGCTGGAGGCGGCCGGGTACGTCCGCCGCGACCGGGTCCGGGGCGACGAGCGCACGCTCGCCGTCACGCTCACCCCGAAGGGGCGGGCGCTGCGCGAGCAGGCCGAGCGCATCCCGCCGGCCGTGGTCGAGCGGCTCGGCATGCCGCTGGCCGAGCTCGAGCACCTGCACGCCGTGCTCTCCGGCGTGATCGCCGCGACGCGCGGCTGA
- a CDS encoding ABC transporter substrate-binding protein — MLLLSPPRSALDRRRFLTGAAGMAAVLGATACGGTDDPAPAGGATRTIEGAFGPVEVPVAPQRVVSTDFYTPWALLDVGYTVVGTVQANVGGVLPEYRPAYEAMTRIGTPAEVDLEALAALQPDLVLGTLVPDLPVDLHDRLSAVAPTLLFEAAREPGTWQERAVRAADVIGRGADAEALRAEYEQQAADLGVRYADVLGRTRFALVRGGAQGNALVDLPASWSGVVLEAVGARLGSVAEGRPGVFEPLSFEELGRLEDCDVVLHLVDTTGEVDDNTQRLLDQPTFQALPAARGGRVFPLPNYYVSHYRQAQAVLDRLDTVLAGL; from the coding sequence GTGTTGCTGCTGTCCCCGCCCCGCTCCGCCCTCGACCGACGCCGCTTCCTCACGGGGGCGGCGGGGATGGCCGCCGTGCTCGGCGCCACGGCCTGCGGCGGGACCGACGACCCTGCCCCGGCGGGCGGCGCGACCCGGACGATCGAGGGGGCCTTCGGGCCGGTGGAGGTGCCGGTCGCCCCGCAGCGCGTGGTCAGCACCGACTTCTACACGCCGTGGGCGCTGCTCGACGTCGGGTACACCGTGGTCGGCACGGTGCAGGCGAACGTGGGCGGTGTGCTGCCGGAGTACCGGCCCGCCTACGAGGCCATGACCCGGATCGGCACGCCCGCGGAGGTCGACCTCGAGGCGCTGGCCGCGCTGCAGCCCGACCTCGTGCTGGGCACGCTCGTCCCGGACCTGCCCGTCGACCTCCACGACCGGCTCAGCGCCGTCGCGCCCACGCTGCTGTTCGAGGCCGCGCGCGAGCCGGGGACGTGGCAGGAGCGGGCGGTGCGCGCGGCCGACGTGATCGGCCGCGGCGCCGACGCCGAGGCCCTGCGCGCGGAGTACGAGCAGCAGGCCGCCGACCTCGGCGTCCGCTACGCCGACGTGCTGGGCCGCACCCGCTTCGCGCTGGTCCGCGGCGGCGCGCAGGGCAACGCGCTCGTCGACCTCCCGGCGTCGTGGAGCGGGGTGGTGCTGGAGGCGGTCGGGGCCCGGCTCGGCTCCGTCGCCGAGGGGAGGCCCGGCGTGTTCGAGCCGCTGTCGTTCGAGGAGCTCGGGCGCCTGGAGGACTGCGACGTCGTGCTGCACCTCGTCGACACGACCGGCGAGGTCGATGACAACACGCAGCGCCTGCTGGACCAGCCGACGTTCCAGGCGCTCCCCGCGGCGCGCGGGGGACGGGTGTTCCCGCTGCCCAACTACTACGTCAGCCACTACCGGCAGGCGCAGGCCGTCCTCGACCGGCTCGACACGGTCCTCGCCGGTCTCTGA
- a CDS encoding ABC transporter ATP-binding protein — protein sequence MTAPERTLLPLASAAQTRAAVRLLLRPHRLRAALAVAVLLAGSAVGLLVAPLLGRIVDVVADGAGAGAVTAPAVALAAVALVAALLSALGLALVIGLGERLLARLRERFVERALALPLEDVEQAGGGDLTARVTRDVSAVGEAAREAVPQLVRAGMTIGLTLLAMGVLDWRFLVVALVAVPIQVHTARWYVRTATPVYAEQRVALGAQQQQLLDTVGGASTVRAFLLAGDHTDRVARRSRAAVDVTLHGITLITRFYARLNLAEFVGLSAVLVTGFLLVGGGSVSVGTATAAALYFHNLFGPINIALSTIDDALAAGASLARIVGVAELPPAAGPEHTGTPLDGSVKVAGVEYAYTTGHPVLHGVDLGIGAAERVALVGASGAGKTTLAKLVAGVHRPDGGSISLGGVPLDELGPERTRRTVVLVAQEVHVFSGTLAEDLLLARPHASRAELRHALATVGADTWADALPDGLDTAVGEGAHQLTVTQAQQLALARLVLADPPVAILDEATAEAGSAGARVLEGSAGSALDGRTGLVVAHRMTQAAAADRVVVLDAGRVVESGTHDELVAAGGRYADLWAAWSATRS from the coding sequence GTGACCGCGCCCGAGCGCACCCTGCTGCCCCTGGCCTCCGCGGCGCAGACCCGCGCCGCGGTCCGGCTGCTCCTGCGCCCGCACCGGCTGCGCGCGGCCCTCGCGGTCGCGGTGCTGCTCGCGGGCAGCGCGGTGGGGCTGCTGGTCGCGCCGCTGCTGGGGCGGATCGTCGACGTCGTCGCGGACGGCGCCGGAGCCGGGGCCGTGACCGCGCCCGCGGTGGCCCTCGCGGCCGTCGCCCTGGTCGCCGCGCTGCTCAGCGCCCTGGGCCTGGCTCTCGTCATCGGTCTCGGCGAGCGGCTGCTGGCCCGGCTGCGCGAGCGGTTCGTGGAGCGGGCGCTCGCCCTGCCGCTCGAGGACGTCGAGCAGGCGGGGGGCGGCGACCTGACCGCCCGCGTCACCCGGGACGTCTCCGCGGTCGGCGAGGCCGCCCGCGAGGCCGTGCCGCAGCTCGTCCGGGCCGGGATGACGATCGGGCTGACGCTGCTCGCGATGGGCGTCCTGGACTGGCGCTTCCTCGTCGTCGCGCTGGTGGCGGTGCCCATCCAGGTGCACACCGCGCGCTGGTACGTCCGCACGGCCACGCCGGTCTACGCCGAGCAGCGCGTGGCGCTGGGTGCCCAGCAGCAGCAGCTGCTCGACACCGTCGGCGGGGCCTCCACGGTGCGCGCGTTCCTGCTCGCCGGGGACCACACCGACCGGGTCGCCCGCCGCTCGCGCGCCGCCGTCGACGTCACCCTGCACGGGATCACGCTGATCACGCGGTTCTACGCGCGCCTCAACCTCGCCGAGTTCGTCGGGCTCTCCGCCGTGCTGGTGACCGGGTTCCTGCTCGTCGGCGGCGGGTCGGTGTCGGTGGGCACGGCGACCGCGGCGGCGCTGTACTTCCACAACCTGTTCGGGCCGATCAACATCGCCCTGTCCACGATCGACGACGCGCTCGCCGCGGGCGCGAGCCTGGCCCGCATCGTCGGGGTCGCCGAGCTGCCGCCGGCCGCCGGGCCCGAGCACACCGGGACGCCGCTGGACGGCTCGGTGAAGGTGGCCGGCGTCGAGTACGCGTACACGACCGGCCACCCCGTGCTGCACGGCGTCGACCTCGGGATCGGGGCGGCCGAGCGGGTCGCGCTGGTCGGCGCGAGCGGCGCCGGGAAGACGACGCTGGCCAAGCTGGTGGCCGGGGTGCACCGACCCGACGGCGGCTCGATCAGCCTGGGCGGGGTGCCGCTCGACGAGCTCGGCCCCGAGCGGACGCGGCGGACCGTCGTGCTGGTGGCCCAGGAGGTGCACGTCTTCAGCGGCACGCTCGCCGAGGACCTGCTGCTGGCCCGCCCGCACGCCTCGCGCGCCGAGCTGCGCCACGCGCTCGCCACGGTCGGCGCCGACACCTGGGCCGACGCCCTGCCCGACGGCCTCGACACCGCCGTCGGCGAGGGCGCGCACCAGCTCACCGTCACGCAGGCCCAGCAGCTCGCCCTGGCCCGCCTCGTGCTGGCCGACCCGCCGGTCGCGATCCTCGACGAGGCCACCGCGGAGGCCGGCAGCGCGGGCGCCCGCGTGCTGGAGGGCTCCGCCGGCAGCGCGCTCGACGGCCGCACCGGGCTCGTCGTCGCCCACCGGATGACCCAGGCCGCCGCGGCCGACCGGGTCGTCGTGCTCGACGCCGGGCGCGTCGTCGAGAGCGGCACCCACGACGAGCTCGTGGCCGCCGGCGGGCGCTACGCCGACCTGTGGGCCGCGTGGTCGGCCACGCGGTCCTGA